Proteins encoded together in one Terriglobus saanensis SP1PR4 window:
- the queG gene encoding tRNA epoxyqueuosine(34) reductase QueG has product MAELVQPVIEPSVSLLDESMRARIVARSLEAGFHAAAIAPAPESGSEGERLLRERFLAFIAQGRGAEMHYLQRADEQGNMLRTSIHTAFPWARSVVLCAFNYNAAASRSIDPAGKSEGWIARYAWSGDGEKATDYHNVLLAKLRAVEQTIQDAAPGVQTRSYVDTGPLVERHFAQLAGLGWIGKNTCVMSQELGSWLLLGVIVTSLEVQSGAVLGPAADRCGSCTRCIDACPTDALIAPRQMDAGRCIAYLTIEKKGSIPEEMRAPMGRQIFGCDICQDVCPWNRKSPVGGDEGMHARDELINPSLHWIAEMGNAEFRAHFRGSPLERTGRKRLHRNTAIAMGNSGDVTFLPKLKEWAAGDDVVLAETATWAIAEIQRKSSEGLLC; this is encoded by the coding sequence GTGGCGGAACTCGTTCAACCCGTGATTGAACCCAGCGTCTCCTTACTGGATGAGTCGATGCGTGCAAGGATTGTGGCGCGGTCTCTTGAAGCAGGCTTTCATGCCGCTGCGATTGCTCCCGCCCCTGAATCTGGCTCAGAGGGAGAGCGACTGCTGCGCGAGCGGTTTCTCGCGTTCATCGCCCAGGGGCGCGGCGCGGAGATGCATTACCTCCAGCGTGCGGACGAGCAGGGGAACATGCTGCGAACATCGATTCATACGGCCTTTCCATGGGCTCGATCGGTGGTCTTATGCGCCTTCAACTACAACGCCGCGGCTTCACGCTCGATCGATCCGGCAGGGAAATCAGAAGGATGGATTGCCCGCTACGCGTGGAGCGGGGACGGAGAAAAGGCTACGGACTATCACAACGTTTTATTGGCCAAGCTGCGGGCTGTGGAGCAGACGATACAGGATGCCGCGCCCGGTGTGCAGACGAGAAGTTATGTCGACACAGGGCCCTTGGTAGAGCGACATTTTGCGCAACTCGCCGGGCTAGGATGGATCGGAAAAAATACCTGTGTGATGTCTCAGGAACTGGGGTCGTGGCTTCTGCTTGGAGTAATTGTGACTTCACTGGAGGTGCAGTCCGGGGCAGTGCTGGGGCCAGCGGCGGATCGTTGCGGAAGCTGTACGCGCTGTATCGATGCTTGTCCTACGGACGCCCTGATTGCCCCGCGACAGATGGATGCCGGGCGTTGCATCGCCTATCTCACGATTGAAAAGAAGGGAAGCATTCCAGAGGAGATGCGTGCGCCCATGGGACGGCAGATCTTCGGCTGCGATATCTGCCAGGACGTCTGTCCGTGGAATAGAAAATCTCCCGTGGGCGGCGATGAAGGAATGCATGCCCGGGATGAATTGATCAATCCTTCTCTTCATTGGATTGCGGAGATGGGAAATGCCGAGTTCCGGGCGCATTTCCGCGGTTCGCCCCTGGAGCGGACGGGACGGAAACGTCTTCACCGCAACACGGCCATCGCGATGGGAAATAGTGGAGACGTCACTTTTCTTCCAAAGTTGAAGGAATGGGCTGCGGGGGATGACGTTGTATTGGCAGAAACGGCAACCTGGGCAATCGCCGAGATTCAGCGAAAGTCCAGCGAGGGGTTGCTCTGCTAG
- a CDS encoding YihY/virulence factor BrkB family protein, producing the protein MPSILPPPDDSKDVPRVDPVPDSTAPTVAAIVAAKASVAEAPGEREPFPVPLEGGSGGQLLALLHYLGQTDVHTYAFSVAANVILSLFPFIVLLLTLSRRVFHSAAMEGVAGEMMHYFLPTGQDFVMRNMQLLAHPQKGVQIFSVFMLLFSSTGVFLPLEVALNNVWHVKKNRNYLQNQIVSLGLAFAVGALAMASIAFTAGQQTLLAYLFFGHTQNATYRVVSQNFMHLLAVLAGILLFFLIYWILPNRKVPAMAVLPTAIVIGLLWEACKELYIHVLPWLDFQRVYGPFYISVGLMMWAFLSGLLLLAGAHFSATRHGLKMAKEQETKA; encoded by the coding sequence ATGCCCTCGATCTTGCCACCTCCCGACGATTCGAAAGATGTACCGCGTGTCGATCCTGTTCCGGATTCCACAGCGCCCACAGTTGCTGCTATTGTGGCCGCCAAGGCTTCTGTAGCAGAGGCACCGGGAGAGCGCGAGCCGTTTCCTGTTCCACTGGAAGGTGGTTCAGGTGGGCAGCTTCTAGCGTTGCTGCATTATCTGGGGCAGACGGACGTCCATACCTATGCGTTTTCGGTAGCAGCGAATGTGATCCTGTCCTTGTTTCCCTTTATTGTGCTGCTGCTGACGCTTTCGCGAAGGGTCTTTCACTCTGCGGCGATGGAAGGCGTAGCCGGGGAGATGATGCACTACTTCCTGCCGACCGGACAGGATTTCGTCATGCGAAATATGCAGCTGCTGGCCCATCCGCAGAAGGGTGTGCAGATCTTTTCGGTCTTTATGCTTCTCTTTAGCTCGACCGGCGTGTTTCTTCCGCTGGAGGTTGCGTTGAATAACGTGTGGCACGTAAAAAAGAACCGCAACTACCTGCAGAACCAGATCGTTTCGCTCGGTCTGGCGTTCGCCGTCGGAGCTTTGGCGATGGCTTCCATCGCGTTTACGGCGGGCCAGCAGACGCTTCTGGCGTATCTCTTTTTCGGCCATACGCAGAACGCGACTTACCGTGTGGTCTCGCAGAACTTCATGCATCTGCTTGCAGTTTTGGCTGGAATTTTGCTGTTCTTCCTGATCTATTGGATTCTGCCGAATCGCAAGGTCCCTGCGATGGCGGTCTTACCGACAGCCATCGTGATTGGGCTGCTCTGGGAGGCATGCAAGGAGCTTTATATCCACGTGCTCCCGTGGCTTGATTTTCAACGAGTCTATGGTCCCTTTTATATTTCCGTAGGCTTGATGATGTGGGCATTCTTGTCGGGGCTTCTTTTGTTGGCAGG